The Pricia mediterranea genome includes a window with the following:
- a CDS encoding Sau3AI family type II restriction endonuclease — MYDVTSAESIISFAKKLKDRTLRDCCDSMIEEHGIGGKGNLGQIIEKYYFGYEPNSVSEPDFKIAGLELKTSPLKRLKRGGLAAKERLVLNIINYLEVYKEEFETSALWKKNARLLLIFYLHEPDTDLLDYKLKLIEEWNYPEIDLEIIRHDWKTINDKIKSGKAHEISEGDTFYLGACTKGSTALKSFREQPFSNKKAKQRAYSLKQGYVNHIIANISREEDEIYGRIIARPEILEVSASIEETIRSMFEPFYGKSAREIELQLGLEIKRRSKSYFALLTKGMLGIGLDKEIEEFEKAEIEIKTVRVETNNRIRESVSFPAFSFEEIYNESWTDSKLKDKIEQKFLFLFFKSHEGEYRFNKVKFWNMSYTDRNEMRTIWLRTKKVVQDGEIIKGFRKYKNGKIIRLNNFPKKTESPVGHVRPHGSDSMDTNPLPVKDKRTGETSFTKQCFWMNWDYVRDNIFLE; from the coding sequence ATGTATGATGTCACTTCCGCAGAATCCATCATTTCTTTTGCCAAAAAACTCAAGGACCGGACGCTACGCGACTGTTGCGACAGTATGATCGAGGAACACGGTATCGGTGGCAAGGGGAACCTTGGACAGATAATCGAGAAATACTACTTCGGTTATGAGCCTAATTCCGTTTCGGAGCCTGATTTCAAGATAGCCGGACTCGAACTTAAAACCAGTCCGCTCAAAAGGTTAAAGAGAGGAGGATTGGCAGCCAAGGAAAGATTGGTCCTGAACATTATTAATTACTTGGAGGTATACAAGGAGGAGTTCGAGACCAGTGCCCTTTGGAAGAAGAACGCCAGGTTACTATTAATTTTCTATCTGCACGAACCGGACACCGACCTATTGGACTACAAATTGAAACTGATAGAAGAATGGAACTATCCCGAAATTGATCTTGAAATAATTCGTCACGACTGGAAAACAATAAATGACAAAATAAAGTCCGGCAAGGCCCACGAGATTTCGGAAGGCGATACCTTTTATTTAGGTGCGTGCACCAAAGGGTCCACAGCCCTTAAATCGTTCAGGGAACAGCCGTTTAGCAATAAAAAGGCCAAACAGCGCGCCTACTCCCTGAAACAGGGCTATGTCAACCATATAATAGCCAATATTTCCCGGGAAGAAGATGAGATATACGGTAGAATTATTGCTAGACCGGAAATATTGGAAGTTTCCGCTTCTATCGAGGAAACCATACGCTCGATGTTCGAACCTTTCTATGGTAAATCAGCCCGCGAAATAGAGCTGCAATTAGGTCTCGAAATCAAGCGACGGTCGAAAAGTTATTTTGCCCTGCTGACCAAAGGGATGTTGGGTATCGGATTGGACAAGGAAATCGAGGAATTCGAAAAAGCCGAAATTGAGATCAAGACCGTAAGGGTCGAAACCAATAACCGTATACGTGAGTCCGTTTCCTTTCCTGCCTTCAGCTTTGAAGAAATATACAACGAAAGCTGGACCGACAGTAAGCTAAAGGATAAAATCGAGCAAAAATTTCTGTTCCTTTTCTTCAAGTCGCATGAGGGGGAATATAGATTTAACAAAGTGAAATTCTGGAATATGTCATATACCGACAGGAACGAAATGCGAACAATATGGCTCAGGACCAAAAAGGTTGTTCAGGACGGTGAAATAATCAAGGGTTTCAGGAAGTACAAAAACGGGAAAATTATCAGATTGAACAATTTTCCAAAAAAGACCGAGAGTCCAGTCGGACATGTCAGACCACATGGCAGCGATTCAATGGACACTAATCCACTACCGGTCAAGGATAAAAGAACTGGTGAGACAAGTTTTACCAAACAGTGTTTCTGGATGAACTGGGACTATGTCCGCGACAATATTTTTCTAGAATAA
- a CDS encoding MFS transporter: MSANNNKRLFYGSCFAIITTALTFSVRAGILPELAETFDLTAKQLGFINQMWFAGFPIAMIIGGLFYHVIGPKKIMQFAFFAHSAGILLTIYSGGYVGLLVSTLLIGLGNGCTEAACNPMIADSYEGKTMNTLMNRFHMWFPGGIVLGSLISYGMTALNMGWEAQIWIFFVPTFIYAYLFYGQKFPKPRIQEAATVKGNLKNMATPLFLFIAACMALTAISEFGPTQWAELVLEKSGAVPMLVLALITGIMAVGRYFGGEIVHKFDQTGVLLGSAVFTALGIFLLSTQTGIMIYVSAAIFAVGICYFWPNMIGFVAQKIPKSGALGMSVVGAIGMFSTSIFQPIIGGWIDRARETANSMGLTGDALELAAGQETLERMITFPVILTVLFTILYFWIKKRRATDAAMGQAPKVNVG, translated from the coding sequence ATGAGTGCCAATAATAACAAAAGACTCTTCTACGGCAGCTGTTTTGCGATAATCACCACGGCCTTGACTTTCAGTGTAAGGGCGGGAATCCTCCCCGAACTGGCCGAGACCTTCGACCTTACCGCCAAACAATTGGGGTTCATCAACCAGATGTGGTTCGCCGGGTTCCCCATCGCCATGATCATCGGCGGCCTTTTCTACCATGTGATAGGTCCTAAAAAAATCATGCAGTTCGCGTTTTTCGCGCATTCGGCAGGAATCCTGTTGACGATATATTCGGGCGGATATGTCGGCCTGTTGGTTTCCACGCTCCTGATCGGACTGGGCAACGGATGTACCGAGGCGGCCTGTAACCCCATGATAGCCGACAGTTATGAAGGAAAGACCATGAACACCCTGATGAACCGCTTTCATATGTGGTTCCCGGGGGGCATCGTCTTGGGGAGCCTGATTTCCTATGGCATGACGGCCTTGAATATGGGATGGGAAGCACAGATCTGGATCTTCTTCGTACCGACGTTCATCTATGCTTATCTTTTTTATGGGCAGAAATTCCCGAAACCGAGGATCCAGGAGGCCGCTACCGTAAAGGGCAACCTGAAGAACATGGCCACGCCCCTTTTCCTATTTATCGCTGCCTGTATGGCCCTTACCGCGATCTCGGAGTTCGGACCTACGCAATGGGCGGAACTGGTCTTGGAAAAGAGCGGTGCCGTGCCGATGCTCGTTCTGGCGCTGATCACCGGAATAATGGCGGTGGGCCGTTATTTCGGGGGCGAGATCGTCCACAAGTTCGACCAGACCGGTGTGCTGCTCGGGTCGGCCGTTTTTACGGCATTGGGTATCTTCTTGCTCAGCACCCAGACCGGGATCATGATCTATGTTTCCGCAGCTATTTTTGCCGTTGGGATATGTTATTTCTGGCCCAATATGATCGGGTTCGTGGCCCAAAAGATTCCAAAGAGCGGTGCCCTGGGCATGTCTGTGGTAGGGGCGATCGGTATGTTTTCCACCTCCATTTTCCAGCCCATTATCGGGGGATGGATCGACCGTGCCCGTGAAACGGCTAACTCGATGGGATTGACCGGGGACGCATTGGAATTGGCGGCAGGGCAAGAAACACTGGAAAGGATGATTACGTTTCCAGTGATATTGACCGTGCTCTTTACCATACTCTATTTTTGGATAAAGAAACGGAGAGCGACGGATGCCGCAATGGGTCAGGCTCCAAAGGTGAATGTGGGTTAA
- a CDS encoding recombinase family protein — protein sequence MLFGYVRVSTKTQNPNLQIDALLKEGISEKNIYRDVSFGAKAERHDLDLMISRLREGDTVIVWKLDRIARSISHLLKLVEQFEKLGVKFRSINDPFVDTTSAHGKFVITLFGAVAQLERDIIIERTTAGLKSARRRGIQLGRKKGLGKEAKQKAILAASYYRQNNLPVTDIMKLAGIKSKPTLYKYLAIEGRRNCKECGIVFWDKEQDFDNCFCDNHIKLTRT from the coding sequence ATGTTGTTCGGTTATGTCCGGGTCAGCACAAAGACCCAAAATCCAAATTTGCAGATCGATGCGCTCCTAAAGGAGGGTATTTCGGAAAAAAACATCTATCGGGATGTTTCTTTCGGAGCGAAGGCCGAACGCCATGATTTGGACCTGATGATTTCTAGACTTCGCGAAGGTGATACAGTTATTGTTTGGAAACTGGACCGAATTGCAAGAAGTATATCCCATCTTTTGAAACTTGTTGAACAGTTCGAGAAACTCGGGGTCAAGTTCCGGAGTATCAATGACCCATTTGTCGATACGACTTCGGCACATGGAAAATTCGTCATTACACTCTTCGGTGCCGTGGCACAATTGGAACGTGATATTATCATCGAGCGCACGACCGCCGGTCTCAAAAGCGCAAGGAGAAGGGGTATACAGCTTGGCCGAAAAAAAGGTCTGGGCAAGGAGGCCAAACAAAAAGCTATTCTGGCGGCCTCGTATTATCGGCAGAACAACTTACCGGTCACCGACATCATGAAATTGGCCGGTATCAAGTCCAAACCTACACTTTACAAATATTTGGCCATTGAGGGGAGACGGAACTGCAAAGAATGTGGAATCGTTTTCTGGGACAAGGAACAAGATTTTGACAATTGTTTTTGTGATAACCATATCAAATTAACAAGAACTTAA
- a CDS encoding PDDEXK nuclease domain-containing protein — MKKEISNSLFLELAKTIEHGKKRVTAQINGTLTLIYWQVGSKINTHILEEERAEYAGEIVASLSEQLVEHFGKSFELRNLRRMMQFSKVFPKLEIVSSLMTQLSWTHFIVLLPIKNDDKRHFYAVKTAEEGWSTRQLQYQIDRKAYERKEIAQSQIMLESNKVSASFKDPYLLDFLGVKDGYQEKDLESAIIKELELFILELGKGFAFVERQKRMIIDGIDFHLDLLFYHRKLKRLVAIELKLEHFKAAHKGQMELYLKWLNRYERQEGEEHPIGLILCAEKSNEQVELLEMGKHGIMVAEYWTELPAKDKLEAKLHNALIEARERLSKMRLDQ, encoded by the coding sequence ATGAAAAAAGAAATCTCAAATTCACTGTTCCTTGAACTTGCCAAGACTATAGAGCATGGCAAGAAAAGGGTGACAGCCCAGATAAACGGAACCCTTACACTAATATATTGGCAGGTCGGTTCCAAGATAAATACTCATATTCTGGAAGAAGAGCGGGCGGAGTATGCCGGTGAAATAGTGGCGTCGCTATCTGAACAGTTGGTCGAACATTTTGGAAAAAGTTTTGAGTTGCGCAACCTAAGACGCATGATGCAGTTCTCCAAAGTTTTCCCCAAGTTGGAAATTGTGTCATCACTGATGACACAATTGAGCTGGACCCATTTCATAGTTCTTTTGCCAATCAAAAACGATGATAAGCGCCACTTCTATGCGGTAAAAACCGCCGAAGAGGGATGGAGCACAAGACAACTTCAATACCAGATTGATCGAAAAGCTTACGAGAGGAAAGAAATTGCCCAAAGCCAAATAATGCTTGAATCGAATAAAGTCAGCGCTTCTTTCAAAGACCCCTACCTATTGGATTTTTTAGGTGTAAAGGACGGTTATCAGGAAAAAGACCTTGAATCCGCCATAATCAAGGAACTGGAACTTTTCATTCTTGAACTGGGAAAAGGGTTCGCATTTGTAGAACGTCAAAAAAGGATGATTATTGATGGAATCGATTTTCATCTGGACCTTCTGTTTTACCATAGAAAACTGAAACGTCTGGTCGCAATTGAGCTTAAACTTGAGCATTTTAAGGCGGCCCACAAGGGACAGATGGAACTTTATCTCAAATGGCTCAACCGATATGAGAGACAGGAAGGGGAGGAGCACCCGATCGGCCTGATTTTATGTGCAGAGAAAAGTAACGAGCAGGTTGAACTTTTAGAAATGGGAAAGCATGGTATCATGGTCGCAGAATACTGGACAGAGCTGCCCGCAAAAGATAAATTGGAAGCAAAATTGCACAACGCTTTGATTGAAGCTAGAGAACGCCTATCGAAAATGCGCCTTGACCAATAA
- a CDS encoding Gfo/Idh/MocA family protein, with the protein MNSKKIRIAIVGLGFGAEFIPIYQKHPNAELVAICQRNKPKMDKIGDAFGIEKRYTDYDELLKDPEIDAVHINTPIPNHAGQSIAALRAGKHVACTVPMATTVEECRQIVELVKETGLTYMMMETVIYSREFLFVKEMYEKGELGRIQFLRASHQQEMAGWPGYWEGLPPMHYATHCVGPILALPRAEAEYVSCFGSGRIDEELIPKYGSPFAVETCHIQFKDSDLAAELTRSLFNTARQYRESFDVYGSKKSFEWTLIEHEDSVIHNGEDPERVKIPDFAHLLPDEIAPFTTAGVYDSEDNQHLSFIQGAGHGGSHPHLAHEFLSALPEDRQPYPNAIESANITCVGILAHESAMKGGEIIKLPEFTLKEKLHYATK; encoded by the coding sequence ATGAACAGTAAAAAAATAAGGATTGCCATCGTAGGCCTCGGTTTCGGGGCGGAGTTTATCCCTATATACCAAAAACATCCGAATGCCGAATTGGTGGCAATTTGCCAACGGAACAAACCAAAAATGGATAAAATCGGCGACGCTTTCGGGATCGAGAAAAGGTATACAGACTATGACGAGCTGCTAAAGGACCCGGAAATCGATGCCGTACATATCAATACCCCGATACCTAACCATGCGGGGCAATCCATCGCGGCGTTAAGGGCAGGGAAACACGTAGCTTGTACCGTGCCCATGGCAACTACCGTGGAAGAATGCCGGCAGATCGTTGAATTGGTAAAGGAAACCGGTTTGACCTATATGATGATGGAAACGGTCATCTACAGCCGGGAATTTCTTTTTGTTAAGGAAATGTACGAGAAGGGCGAACTGGGCCGTATCCAGTTCTTAAGGGCTTCACATCAACAAGAAATGGCCGGATGGCCAGGATATTGGGAAGGCCTTCCACCCATGCATTACGCCACCCATTGCGTCGGCCCCATTCTGGCATTGCCCCGGGCCGAGGCCGAATACGTCTCCTGTTTCGGTTCCGGCAGGATCGATGAAGAACTGATTCCCAAGTACGGTTCGCCCTTCGCCGTAGAGACCTGCCATATCCAGTTCAAGGATTCCGACCTGGCCGCCGAACTCACCCGTTCGCTGTTCAATACGGCCCGGCAGTATCGCGAGAGCTTCGATGTGTATGGAAGTAAAAAATCCTTTGAATGGACACTTATCGAACATGAGGATTCGGTAATCCATAACGGGGAAGATCCGGAACGGGTGAAGATCCCGGACTTTGCCCATTTGTTGCCCGATGAGATCGCCCCGTTCACCACGGCCGGCGTCTACGATTCCGAGGACAACCAGCACCTTTCGTTTATCCAGGGCGCCGGGCACGGGGGATCGCACCCGCATTTGGCACACGAATTTTTGTCGGCACTCCCGGAGGATCGCCAACCCTATCCCAACGCCATTGAATCGGCCAATATCACCTGTGTGGGAATCTTGGCGCACGAGTCGGCCATGAAAGGTGGGGAAATCATCAAGTTGCCCGAATTTACCCTAAAGGAAAAATTACACTATGCCACAAAATAA
- a CDS encoding PVC-type heme-binding CxxCH protein encodes MKRLLILLIGITCLMACKQKKEKEVASTDQKEADFLIEKTDTEIKVFSDGGTAALVTQNAEPGFRPYIHPILAPGTEAELTQYSPGHHKHQTGLYWGFTRVNGEGASPGELKKWFYDPDKPEEIQKKIGRDFFHNPGGDHWQRVSMEVLTAEGEEVKWKTVYNMLGEDKRPILKETQTWTFTQKMDKYFLSLVWEGEALEDITVNEFDYGGLFLRMPWEKGIEGEVVNAALQKNGKANGQRAMWVDVGMEIDGLDEIDGWGHIAIFDHTGNQGYPQPWRVDGQFGVGPVLAKSGDWQIKKGETKIFQHQVVAYSGKFEDLLVNDLWSDYVGDKGMYNTASLWEIAKQEGRDAKFLNPGEAVEAMTVKEGYKVNAFASEPMITQPIAFCWDDRGRMWVAENRDYESRKEGFSNSGDSRILILEDTDRDGVADSKKVFMEGIPFPSAIAVGHGGVFIGAPPNLLFVPDKNGDDKADEKDIKVLLTGWGIRDRHETINSFHWGPDGWLYGLEGFATPSVIRKPKGKGRLYTKGEEFPKDLLEAEGVDVNGGVWRYHPIKDRFEVVAHGFSNPWGIDYDSKGQLFISACVIPHMFHVFPGGIYHRQGGQHFNPYVYEDIKTIVDHRHRSAHGGARIYQSDAFPESERGRLFMANIHDHGVLSDILSPNGSGFTASHGDDFMMANNAQFVGFSMEVGPAGDLYVLDWHDADICGDAVLNKDTGRVFRISPEKSLAENWAGRFEDLNKKSDRELVELQLSKSNWHAQRARVILQYRASDQALESAAVSRLNDLLANNKSEDTRLRALWSLWITKNISASRLLDLLADKDQYVRSWAIQFLVEDENPSTAAVKRFVSLAKKESSPVVRRYLAGALQRMYEEDRWDIASALVQYKEDADDPNIPLMLWFGIEPLVADRPEKALIMAKQSEIPSLTQKIARRLVDGNQMEQLIAEIGERSDVRADLLNGLLSGMEGNSELKEPSNWAATYKRLQSDPELSPMADKIAQSFGNAEVAEKFLAIINDPGGNLEEKKNAIQGLAANQNSALQKMIPTLLENPELRSEAIKAIAAYDSQDLGRALFEKYSSLSPTEKEEAILTMASRPMYGRVLGNALKNGTIPKSDIPAHAVLQLRAVLGNGFVEIWGPIDDISQTLQVEYKKYSALLTDEAVSNADPSKGKEIYRRTCAACHMLHGEGGKIGPDLTGSNRTNTTYLMSNILNPSGDVQDDYKLVVVTTQDGRTYSGNIIGENDRNITLRVVGREPININKSQILTRDVSEKSMMPEGLLNNLSDGEVLDLIAYLKKLQPTT; translated from the coding sequence CGGCCGCTCTCGTGACCCAGAACGCGGAACCCGGTTTCCGCCCGTATATCCACCCGATCCTGGCACCGGGCACGGAGGCGGAACTGACACAGTACAGTCCCGGGCACCACAAACACCAGACCGGGCTTTACTGGGGCTTTACCCGGGTAAACGGCGAAGGCGCCTCCCCGGGGGAACTGAAAAAGTGGTTCTACGATCCCGACAAGCCGGAGGAAATCCAGAAAAAGATCGGCCGTGACTTTTTCCATAATCCCGGCGGGGACCATTGGCAAAGAGTCTCCATGGAAGTATTGACCGCCGAAGGGGAAGAGGTGAAATGGAAAACGGTCTACAATATGTTGGGCGAGGACAAAAGACCCATTCTCAAGGAGACCCAGACCTGGACCTTTACCCAGAAAATGGACAAATATTTCTTGAGCCTTGTGTGGGAGGGCGAAGCCCTCGAAGACATTACGGTCAACGAGTTCGACTACGGCGGGCTTTTCCTTAGGATGCCCTGGGAGAAGGGTATCGAAGGTGAAGTGGTCAATGCCGCACTCCAAAAGAATGGTAAGGCGAACGGGCAAAGGGCCATGTGGGTGGACGTCGGAATGGAGATCGATGGCCTGGATGAAATTGACGGATGGGGCCACATCGCGATTTTCGACCATACGGGGAACCAAGGCTACCCGCAACCGTGGCGTGTCGATGGCCAGTTCGGTGTCGGCCCGGTACTGGCAAAATCCGGGGATTGGCAGATAAAAAAGGGGGAGACCAAGATTTTCCAACATCAGGTAGTTGCCTACAGCGGGAAATTCGAAGATTTACTAGTGAACGACCTATGGAGCGATTATGTTGGGGATAAGGGCATGTACAATACGGCCTCCCTGTGGGAGATAGCCAAACAGGAAGGCCGGGACGCCAAGTTTCTGAACCCCGGGGAAGCTGTCGAGGCCATGACCGTCAAGGAAGGCTATAAAGTGAACGCCTTCGCCTCCGAGCCCATGATCACCCAGCCCATCGCCTTCTGCTGGGACGATAGGGGCAGAATGTGGGTCGCCGAGAACAGGGACTATGAATCAAGGAAAGAGGGGTTTTCCAATTCCGGTGACAGCCGTATCCTGATCTTGGAGGATACCGATCGCGATGGCGTAGCCGATAGCAAAAAAGTATTTATGGAGGGCATTCCGTTTCCTTCGGCCATAGCCGTTGGCCATGGCGGGGTCTTTATCGGCGCACCGCCCAACCTGCTTTTCGTGCCCGATAAAAACGGGGACGACAAGGCAGATGAAAAGGACATCAAGGTACTTTTAACGGGCTGGGGCATCCGGGACCGTCACGAGACGATCAACAGTTTCCATTGGGGCCCCGACGGTTGGCTTTATGGCCTTGAGGGATTTGCAACGCCTTCCGTAATCAGAAAGCCAAAAGGTAAGGGCCGTCTGTATACGAAAGGAGAGGAATTTCCAAAAGACCTTTTAGAGGCCGAGGGTGTTGACGTAAACGGTGGCGTATGGAGATATCATCCCATAAAGGACCGTTTTGAAGTGGTGGCCCATGGCTTTAGCAATCCCTGGGGCATAGACTATGATTCCAAGGGCCAACTGTTTATTTCCGCCTGTGTTATTCCCCATATGTTCCATGTATTCCCCGGAGGGATATACCACCGACAGGGAGGACAACATTTCAACCCATATGTTTACGAGGACATCAAGACCATAGTAGACCACAGGCACCGTTCGGCACACGGAGGCGCACGGATCTACCAGTCCGATGCCTTTCCGGAGAGCGAAAGAGGACGGTTGTTTATGGCGAATATCCACGACCATGGGGTTCTGTCCGACATCCTTAGCCCTAACGGCTCCGGGTTTACCGCCAGCCATGGCGATGATTTTATGATGGCCAACAATGCCCAATTTGTAGGCTTCAGCATGGAGGTAGGACCTGCGGGCGACCTGTATGTGCTCGACTGGCACGATGCCGATATATGTGGGGATGCCGTTCTCAATAAAGATACGGGCAGGGTTTTTAGGATCTCGCCGGAAAAATCCTTGGCCGAAAATTGGGCCGGACGGTTTGAGGACCTGAACAAGAAAAGTGATAGGGAACTCGTGGAACTGCAGCTGAGCAAAAGCAATTGGCATGCGCAACGGGCGCGGGTCATATTGCAATACCGTGCCTCGGATCAGGCTTTGGAAAGTGCTGCCGTATCCCGTTTGAACGATTTACTGGCCAATAATAAAAGTGAAGATACCCGACTCCGGGCATTATGGTCCCTATGGATTACGAAAAATATAAGTGCGAGCAGACTGCTGGATCTTCTGGCCGACAAGGACCAATATGTTCGGTCTTGGGCCATCCAGTTCTTGGTGGAGGATGAAAATCCTTCGACGGCAGCCGTCAAGCGGTTCGTCTCCTTGGCCAAAAAGGAATCGTCTCCCGTCGTCCGCCGTTACTTGGCAGGGGCCTTGCAGCGAATGTACGAGGAAGATCGCTGGGATATTGCATCGGCATTGGTACAGTACAAGGAGGATGCCGATGACCCGAACATCCCCCTGATGTTGTGGTTCGGTATCGAGCCCTTGGTCGCCGACCGGCCCGAAAAGGCCTTGATCATGGCGAAACAAAGTGAAATCCCGTCGCTGACCCAAAAAATAGCAAGACGTTTGGTAGATGGTAATCAAATGGAGCAATTGATAGCGGAAATAGGCGAGAGATCCGATGTACGGGCGGATCTTTTGAACGGCCTGCTGTCAGGGATGGAAGGGAATTCGGAGCTGAAGGAGCCGTCGAACTGGGCAGCGACCTACAAGCGCCTGCAATCGGATCCCGAACTCTCTCCCATGGCCGACAAGATAGCGCAAAGTTTCGGGAACGCCGAGGTGGCAGAAAAATTCCTGGCCATAATAAACGATCCCGGCGGAAATCTCGAAGAGAAGAAAAATGCGATCCAAGGGCTGGCCGCCAATCAAAATTCCGCTTTACAAAAAATGATCCCTACATTATTGGAGAATCCCGAATTACGATCAGAGGCCATCAAGGCGATAGCGGCCTATGACAGCCAGGACCTGGGAAGGGCACTGTTCGAAAAATATAGTAGCCTTTCACCGACCGAAAAGGAGGAAGCGATACTAACTATGGCATCTAGGCCCATGTACGGTAGAGTTTTGGGAAATGCCCTTAAGAATGGCACAATACCGAAATCGGATATACCCGCACACGCCGTCTTGCAATTAAGAGCAGTGCTGGGCAACGGCTTCGTGGAGATCTGGGGCCCGATCGACGACATATCGCAGACGCTACAGGTGGAGTACAAGAAATACTCGGCATTGTTGACCGATGAGGCCGTCTCCAATGCAGACCCGTCCAAGGGCAAGGAAATCTATCGGCGTACCTGCGCCGCATGCCATATGCTGCATGGGGAAGGGGGCAAGATCGGCCCCGATCTTACCGGATCCAACCGTACCAATACCACCTATTTGATGAGCAACATACTCAACCCAAGTGGTGACGTGCAGGACGATTATAAACTGGTGGTCGTTACCACTCAGGACGGGCGGACCTATAGTGGGAACATCATCGGTGAAAACGATAGGAACATCACCCTGCGCGTTGTAGGCCGGGAACCCATCAACATCAACAAATCACAGATTCTTACCCGGGACGTTTCCGAGAAATCGATGATGCCGGAAGGATTGTTGAACAACCTTTCCGATGGGGAAGTATTGGACCTGATAGCCTATTTAAAAAAATTGCAGCCGACCACATAA
- the dcm gene encoding DNA (cytosine-5-)-methyltransferase → MKEKLKVAELFAGVGGFRLGLEKSGYEVVWSNQWEPSTKMQHASKVYVARFGAENHSSEDIATVPTDSIPDHDVLVGGFPCQDYSVATTLNSSKGLKGKKGVLWWSIHRILQEKKNRPKYLILENVDRLLKSPAKQRGRDFAIMLQSLNQLGYAVEWRVINAAEYGMPQRRRRVFILGYHRSTDIYEKMSRSDGPDWLIQTGTMAKAFPVSESETVSNRLELNPDLLKISESFNMNGKRSPFLNSGLMLDGQVLTIKTEPSYDGPRTLLGDVLEEDVPPDFYIDPKDEEKWQYLKGSKTIERKSPQGFTYKYSEGGMVYPDSLDRPSRTIVTGEGGKSPSRFKHVIGTENGLRRLTPLELERLNTFPEDHTKMDGITDAKRAFFMGNALVVDIVERLGEYLYEEVNSPEYV, encoded by the coding sequence ATGAAAGAAAAACTAAAAGTTGCGGAACTTTTCGCGGGTGTCGGTGGATTCCGGCTGGGACTTGAAAAAAGCGGATATGAGGTGGTCTGGAGCAACCAGTGGGAACCTTCAACCAAGATGCAACATGCATCAAAGGTGTACGTCGCACGCTTTGGTGCGGAAAACCACTCCAGCGAGGATATAGCGACAGTTCCCACGGACTCTATTCCGGACCACGACGTTCTGGTCGGCGGATTTCCCTGTCAGGATTATTCGGTGGCCACGACCTTGAACAGTTCTAAAGGGCTCAAGGGAAAAAAAGGAGTACTATGGTGGTCCATCCACAGGATTCTGCAAGAAAAGAAAAACAGGCCGAAATACCTGATTCTGGAGAACGTCGATCGGCTGCTCAAGTCACCCGCCAAACAGAGGGGCAGGGATTTCGCCATTATGTTACAGAGCTTGAACCAATTGGGCTACGCCGTGGAATGGCGGGTGATAAACGCCGCCGAATACGGTATGCCGCAAAGGCGTCGGAGGGTCTTTATTTTAGGTTACCACCGTTCGACGGACATTTACGAAAAAATGTCACGATCTGACGGTCCGGACTGGCTTATCCAAACCGGTACAATGGCAAAGGCCTTTCCGGTCTCGGAGAGCGAGACGGTCAGCAACAGGTTGGAACTGAACCCAGACCTTTTGAAGATCTCCGAAAGCTTCAACATGAACGGTAAACGTTCACCTTTCCTGAACTCCGGTCTGATGCTGGACGGACAGGTACTTACAATAAAGACCGAACCGAGTTACGACGGGCCCAGGACATTGTTGGGCGATGTACTGGAAGAGGATGTACCTCCGGATTTTTACATTGACCCGAAGGACGAGGAGAAGTGGCAGTACCTTAAAGGTTCCAAGACAATAGAACGTAAATCGCCGCAAGGGTTTACCTATAAGTATTCAGAGGGCGGTATGGTATATCCCGACTCCCTCGATAGGCCGTCCAGAACCATAGTTACCGGGGAAGGCGGAAAATCACCATCACGCTTCAAGCACGTAATCGGTACTGAAAACGGCCTGAGAAGGTTGACCCCTCTTGAATTGGAAAGGCTGAACACCTTTCCGGAAGACCATACAAAAATGGATGGGATTACGGATGCCAAACGGGCGTTTTTCATGGGAAATGCACTTGTTGTGGATATAGTGGAAAGGTTGGGCGAATACCTCTACGAGGAAGTCAATTCCCCGGAGTATGTATGA